One genomic segment of Methylosinus sp. C49 includes these proteins:
- a CDS encoding tetratricopeptide repeat protein, protein MAPTPPAQLARARKQYARGVEHARADRWREALRFFEEAARCAPDQPNYHYVHGVALCRHDRFDEAIGAFQLELEVTPEHAPSLTEIGTCLARTGRTRQGIPFLQRGLARIPHLPLAQFSLGLALLTERRPKDAIIALSSALTYDGAYADAYRMRGLALTMEGEHDKAVDDLQAAAALDSKNHRALLDLGMSLGANAREQQAARLFEMAAKVAPDIALPQYVYGNFLINHRLFEAGLRYVDRAIELDPLQAEPYVGRGFGLLGQGRIDEAVAAYRRAGELKPESAQVAGTLLFALQHYPGVTKRDLLEAHKRWAALYRPAAPRDKFAFANDPDPTRRPRIGLVSADMHRHAAAFLTLRAFEQLAAIGYEIFCYKTDRKREDDDFSERFKAAGKFWRDVSDLDDAGFSALIEEHKIDILFDLAGHTAGNRLSVFAQRAAPIQLSWAGYVGTIGLDTYDGVIADPVEIPPQDDEFYAEPVIRLPDCYVCYHPPTDAPEVAPLPALEKGAITFGCFNRPAKINSEVGRAWSRIIEQVPGARILMVYGGLNESATQKALYDVLEKGGLLREHVELVGGAEQPILLDAYANRVDLALDPFPYSGGVTTLEAMWMGVPTVTFVGDTFAGRHSATHLSAAGLADFCTYSIDDYVALAVDWAKRPQDLAALRAGLRDKVAASPLNDQLRFGQNLSKELSRLWTQWCDQRRACDAAGAAA, encoded by the coding sequence ATGGCGCCGACGCCGCCCGCGCAGCTCGCGCGCGCGCGCAAGCAATATGCGCGCGGCGTCGAGCACGCGCGCGCCGACCGCTGGCGCGAGGCGCTGCGCTTTTTCGAGGAGGCCGCGCGCTGCGCGCCCGATCAGCCGAACTATCATTATGTGCATGGCGTCGCTCTGTGCCGTCATGATCGCTTCGACGAGGCGATCGGCGCGTTTCAGCTCGAATTGGAGGTGACGCCGGAACACGCGCCCTCCTTGACCGAGATCGGCACTTGTCTCGCGCGGACGGGGCGCACCCGGCAGGGCATTCCCTTTTTGCAGAGGGGCCTCGCGCGAATTCCGCATCTGCCGCTGGCGCAATTCAGCCTCGGCCTCGCGCTGCTGACCGAGCGTCGCCCCAAGGACGCGATCATCGCCTTGAGTTCCGCGCTGACCTACGACGGCGCCTATGCGGACGCCTATCGCATGCGCGGCCTCGCCCTCACGATGGAGGGCGAGCACGACAAGGCCGTCGACGATCTGCAGGCCGCCGCCGCGCTGGACAGCAAGAACCATCGTGCTTTGCTCGATCTCGGCATGAGCCTCGGCGCGAATGCGCGAGAGCAGCAGGCGGCGCGCCTGTTCGAGATGGCGGCGAAAGTGGCGCCGGATATCGCGCTGCCGCAATATGTCTATGGCAATTTCCTCATCAATCACCGTCTCTTCGAGGCCGGCCTCCGATATGTCGATCGCGCCATCGAGCTCGATCCTCTGCAAGCCGAGCCCTATGTCGGCCGCGGTTTCGGCCTGCTCGGACAGGGGCGCATCGACGAGGCGGTCGCCGCATATCGACGCGCCGGCGAGCTCAAGCCCGAAAGCGCCCAAGTCGCCGGCACGCTGCTGTTCGCCTTGCAGCATTATCCGGGCGTCACCAAGCGGGATTTGCTCGAGGCGCATAAGAGATGGGCGGCGCTTTATCGTCCGGCGGCGCCACGCGACAAATTCGCTTTCGCCAATGATCCAGATCCGACGCGCAGGCCGCGTATCGGCCTCGTCTCCGCCGACATGCACCGGCATGCGGCGGCCTTTCTCACGCTGCGGGCCTTCGAGCAGCTCGCGGCCATCGGTTATGAAATTTTCTGTTACAAGACCGACAGGAAGCGCGAGGATGATGATTTCAGCGAGCGCTTCAAGGCCGCCGGAAAATTTTGGCGCGACGTGTCCGATCTCGACGATGCGGGTTTCTCTGCGCTGATCGAGGAGCACAAAATCGACATTCTCTTCGATCTCGCAGGACATACAGCCGGCAATCGCCTCTCCGTCTTCGCGCAGCGCGCGGCGCCGATCCAATTGAGCTGGGCAGGCTATGTCGGCACCATCGGCCTCGACACCTATGATGGCGTGATCGCCGATCCGGTCGAAATTCCGCCGCAGGACGACGAATTTTACGCGGAGCCGGTCATCCGCCTGCCCGATTGCTACGTCTGCTATCATCCGCCGACCGATGCGCCGGAGGTGGCGCCGCTACCGGCGCTCGAGAAGGGCGCGATCACCTTCGGCTGCTTCAATCGCCCGGCCAAGATCAATTCAGAGGTCGGGCGCGCCTGGTCGCGCATCATCGAGCAGGTTCCCGGCGCGCGCATCCTCATGGTCTATGGCGGTCTGAACGAGAGCGCCACGCAGAAGGCGCTCTACGACGTTCTCGAGAAGGGCGGCCTGTTGCGTGAGCATGTCGAGCTCGTCGGCGGCGCCGAGCAGCCCATATTGCTCGACGCCTATGCGAACAGGGTCGATCTGGCGCTCGATCCCTTTCCCTATTCCGGCGGCGTCACCACGCTCGAAGCCATGTGGATGGGCGTTCCGACAGTCACTTTCGTCGGCGACACATTCGCCGGCCGCCATTCGGCGACGCATCTTTCCGCCGCGGGGCTCGCAGATTTCTGCACATATTCGATCGACGATTATGTGGCGCTCGCCGTCGATTGGGCGAAGCGGCCTCAGGATCTCGCGGCCTTGCGCGCTGGCCTGCGCGACAAGGTCGCGGCCTCGCCGTTGAACGATCAGCTCCGCTTCGGACAGAATCTCTCGAAAGAATTGTCTCGTCTCTGGACGCAATGGTGCGATCAACGTCGCGCGTGCGATGCCGCTGGCGCGGCCGCATGA